The following proteins are co-located in the Dasypus novemcinctus isolate mDasNov1 unplaced genomic scaffold, mDasNov1.1.hap2 scaffold_176, whole genome shotgun sequence genome:
- the TERT gene encoding telomerase reverse transcriptase, whose product MPRAPRCRAVRALLRGRYREVLPLATFARRLGPEGRRLVRRGDPAAFRALVAQCLVCVPWDARPLPAAPSFQQVSCLKELVARVVQGLCERGGRNVLAFGFALLDESRGGPPEAFTTSVRRYLPNTVTETLRGSGAWGLLLRRLGDDVLVHLLARCALYLLVAPSCAYQVCGPPLYELCAPRPPVPPDRPAAQATSGTGARPRSSGPASPGNAGEVMWRAGAAAVTGLRRPRRNTGGQPSAKRSRGDPARVSEELASRAHSDRAQRQSDSDVHTVTASPRAAARTTSSEGERPGTPGSSPRTCSARTTRASSARRPPPGSRGVQRPQVYVETQRFLYASGAQERLPRAFLLSALPGSLAGASRLVRAVFLRPLPPARGAPARPQRLPPRYWRMRPLFRELLGNHARCPYGALLRSHCPLRGSATSAGRPGCAQAGEVPPGGPGVGPQQGPSGRAVVAAPGGDAGRQSLVPLLRQHSSPWQVYRFVRACLQRLVPAGLWGSSHNKRRFLRNVKKLVSLGKHARLSLPALTWKMRVQDCAWLRRRPGNHTVPAPEHRRREEILATFLHWLVDTYVVELLRSFFYVTETMFQKNRLFFYRKSVWSKLQSIGIRQHLEKVRLREVSEAEVRRRRAARPPLLTSKLRFIPKPSGLRPIVSTDHVLGARAFRRGRKARHVSAQLKNLFSVLNYERTLRPGLLGASVLGLDDVHRAWRAFALRARGGEPPAAFYFVKVDVTGAYDTIPLGKLVDVIASIIRPQESVYCVRRYAVVQEAARGHLRRSFKRHVSTFQDLLPYMKQFVQHLQQTSSLRNAVVIEQSCSLNETSGGLFDFFLHLVYNSILRLGDRFYVQTQGIPQGSLLSTLLCSLCYGHMENALFPGIQRDGVLLRLVDDFLLVTPHLAQARAFLRTLARGVPEYGCEINLRKTAVNFPVDDARGCASFRQLPAHCLFPWCGLLLDTRTLEVYCDYSSYARTSIRASLALQHGRQPGRSMRRKLFAVLRLKCHGLFLDLQVNGLQAVCINVYKILLLQAYRFHACVLQLPFNQGVQKNPSFFLRIIFDTASRCYSILKAKNAGTSLGAKGASGPFPWEAARWLCCHAFLLKLSRHRVTYSCLLGALRTAKLRLCRKLPEATMALLEAAATPTLRRDFRSILD is encoded by the exons ATGCCGCGCGCCCCCCGGTGCCGGGCCGTGCGCGCTCTGCTGCGCGGGCGCTACCGCGAGGTGCTGCCGTTGGCGACATTCGCCCGGCGCCTGGGGCCCGAGGGCCGGCGACTGGTGCGGCGCGGGGACCCCGCGGCCTTCCGCGCGCTGGTGGCCCAGTGCCTGGTGTGCGTGCCCTGGGACGCGCGGCCgctccccgccgccccctcctTCCAGCAG GTGTCCTGCCTGAAGGAGCTGGTGGCCAGGGTGGTGCAGGGGCTGTGCGAGCGCGGCGGCAGGAACGTGCTGGCCTTCGGCTTCGCGCTGCTGGACGAGAGCCGCGGGGGGCCGCCCGAGGCCTTCACCACCAGCGTGCGCCGCTACCTCCCCAACACGGTGACCGAGACGCTGCGCGGCAGCGGCGCCTGGGGGCTGCTGCTGCGCCGCCTGGGCGACGACGTGCTGGTCCACCTGCTGGCGCGCTGCGCGCTCTACCTGCTGGTGGCCCCCAGCTGCGCCTACCAGGTGTGCGGCCCACCGCTCTACGAGCTCTGCGCCCCGCGGCCCCCGGTGCCCCCCGACCGCCCCGCCGCGCAAGCCACCAGCGGGACGGGCGCTCGCCCCAGATCCTCTGGCCCGGCCTCCCCTGGCAACGCCGGGGAGGTCATGTGGAGGGCTGGCGCAGCGGCAGTCACgggcttgaggaggcctcggcgCAACACGGGCGGGCAGCCTTCGGCCAAGAGATCCAGGGGCGACCCAGCACGGGTGTCCGAAGAGCTGGCATCCCGGGCCCACTCGGACAGGGCGCAAAGACAAAGCGACAGCGATGTCCACACCgtgacagccagccccagagctgCAGCGCGCACCACCTCTTCCGAGGGCGAGCGGCCGGGGACGCCGGGCTCATCCCCGCGGACCTGCAGCGCGCGCACCACCCGGGCCTCGTCCGCACGACGACCGCCGCCTGGTTCCCGGGGCGTGCAGCGGCCCCAAGTGTACGTGGAGACCCAGCGCTTCCTGTACGCCTCCGGGGCGCAGGAGCGGCTGCCGCGCGCCTTCCTGCTCAGCGCCCTGCCGGGCAGCCTGGCGGGGGCCAGCAGGCTCGTGCGCGCCGTCTTCCTGCGTCCCCTGCCGCCCGCCAGAGGGGCCCCCGCGAGGCCGCAGCGCCTGCCCCCGCGCTACTGGCGCATGCGGCCCCTGTTCCGGGAGCTGCTGGGCAACCACGCGCGGTGCCCCTACGGCGCGCTGCTGCGCTCGCACTGCCCGCTCAGGGGCTCGGCCACCTCAGCGGGGCGCCCGGGGTGCGCCCAGGCCGGGGAGGTGCCGCCGGGCGGGCCGGGCGTCGGGCCCCAGCAGGGTCCCTCGGGGCGGGCGGTGGTGGCTGCCCCCGGCGGGGACGCGGGCCGGCAGAGCTTGGTGCCGCTGCTGCGCCAGCACAGCAGCCCCTGGCAGGTGTACCGGTTTGTGCGGGCGTGTCTGCAGCGCCTGGTGCCCGCGGGCCTCTGGGGCTCCAGCCACAACAAGCGGCGCTTCCTGCGGAACGTGAAGAAGCTCGTCTCGCTGGGGAAGCACGCCCGGCTCTCGCTGCCCGCGCTCACGTGGAAGATGAGGGTGCAGGACTGCGCCTGGCTGCGCCGGAGGCCAG GGAACCACACCGTCCCTGCCCCCGAGCACCGCCGGAGGGAGGAAATCCTGGCCACGTTCCTGCACTGGCTGGTGGACACGTATGTGGTCGAGCTGCTCAGGTCCTTTTTCTACGTCACCGAGACCATGTTCCAGAAGAACCGCCTTTTCTTCTATCGGAAGAGCGTCTGGAGCAAGCTGCAGAGCATTGGAATCAG GCAGCACCTGGAGAAGGTGCGGCTGCGAGAGGTGTCGGAAGCGGAGGTCCGGCGGCGCCGCGCGGCCAGGCCGCCCCTGCTGACGTCAAAGCTGCGCTTCATCCCCAAGCCCAGCGGGCTGCGCCCCATCGTGAGCACAGACCACGTCCTGGGCGCCAGGGCGTTCCGCCGAGGAAGGAAG GCACGGCACGTCAGCGCGCAGCTCAAGAACCTGTTCAGCGTGCTGAACTACGAGCGgacgctgcggcccggcctgctGGGCGCCTCCGTGCTCGGCCTCGACGACGTCCACAGGGCCTGGCGGGCGTTCGCgctgcgggcgcggggcggggagccCCCTGCTGCCTTCTACTTCGTCAAG GTGGACGTGACGGGCGCCTACGACACCATCCCCCTCGGCAAGCTGGTGGACGTCATCGCCAGCATCATCAGGCCGCAGGAGAGCGTGTACTGCGTCAGGCGCTACGCCGTGGTCCAGGAGGCTGCCCGCGGACACCTGCGGAGGTCCTTCAAGAGACAC GTGTCCACCTTCCAGGACCTCCTGCCGTACATGAAGCAGTTCGTGCAGCACCTGCAGCAGACGAGCTCGCTGAGGAACGCCGTCGTGATTGAGCAG AGCTGCTCTTTGAACGAGACGAGCGGGGGCCTCTTCGATTTCTTCCTGCACCTGGTGTACAACAGCATCCTGAGGCTCGGGGACAG GTTCTACGTGCAGACCCAGGGCATCCCGCAGGGCTCGCTGCTGTCCACGCTGCTCTGCAGCCTCTGCTACGGGCACATGGAGAACGCGCTCTTCCCGGGCATCCAGCGCGACGG GGTGCTCCTGCGGCTGGTGGACGACTTCCTGCTGGTCACGCCGCACCTGGCCCAAGCCAGAGCCTTCCTCAG GACCCTGGCGCGCGGCGTCCCCGAGTATGGGTGCGAGATCAACCTGCGGAAGACGGCGGTGAACTTCCCGGTGGACGACGCCCGCGGCTGCGCCTCCTTCCGGCAGCTGCCCGCGCACTGCCTCTTCCCGTGGTGCGGCCTGCTGCTGGACACGCGGACGCTGGAGGTGTACTGCGACTACTCCAG CTATGCCCGGACCTCCATCCGCGCCAGCCTCGCCCTCCAGCACGGCCGCCAGCCTGGGAGGAGCATGCGCCGCAAGCTCTTTGCCGTCCTGCGGCTCAAGTGCCACGGCCTGTTTCTAGATTTGCAG GTGAACGGGCTGCAGGCGGTTTGCATCAACGTCTACAAGATTCTCCTGCTGCAGGCCTACAG GTTCCACGCGTGTGTGCTCCAGCTCCCGTTTAACCAGGGCGTCCAGAAGAACCCCTCGTTTTTCCTCCGAATCATCTTTGACACGGCCTCGCGCTGCTATTCCATCCTTAAGGCCAAGAACGCAG GGACGTCGCTGGGTGCCAAGGGCGCCTCGGGCCCGTTCCCGTGGGAGGCCGCGCGCTGGCTCTGCTGCCACGCCTTCCTGCTCAAGCTGTCCCGCCACCGCGTCACCTACAGCTGTCTCCTGGGGGCGCTCAGGACAG CCAAGCTGCGGTTGTGCCGGAAGCTCCCGGAGGCCACGATGGCCCTGCTGGAGGCCGCGGCCACCCCGACGCTGCGCAGAGACTTCAGGAGCATCCTGGACTGA